Sequence from the Marinitoga litoralis genome:
ACCTTTTTTAATAGATAGTATAGAAATATTATTATATATTAATTTATATTGTTTTTTATTACCTATTTTATTATTTGAAGCATATTTCATATCTTTTTTATTAATTAATACTATGTAATTACAAAATTTAGCTCCAAATCTCTCAACGTTTAGAAATATCCATTTTTTAAACCCTCTAAACCTTTCAACTCCCCACCATCCGTGTACTGTATAAATAATATTTTTTACACCAGATATTCTGGCAGCAATTCTTCCAATAAAACCAGCCTTTGAGCTGTGTAAGTGAACAATATCATAATTATTATTTTTTATCAATTTTTTTAACTCGAATATACCTTTGATATCTTCAAAGGGAGATAAGTTCCATTTTAAATGTTTTAAAACATAAACGGTTATCCCTATTTTATTTAGTTCTTCAACTAAATAGCCTTCAGTTCCAACAGCAACTTCTACATTAAACTCATTATAATAATCTTCTTTAATTCCTTTAACAATCTCATATAAAACCTTCTGGGCTCCAGCCCAATCACCTTTTGTTATGACATGCAAAACTTTTTTTTTCAACATTATCACCACTTATTGTACATACACAATACGAATATTTTTTTGATTATTATATACTCTTAAAAATTCTTCAAAATCACTTTTCCCTTCTTTAATTATTAAGAATAATATATCCATTTTTTCAGAAAATAATTCAAAATATCCATCTTCTGTACGGGGCAATTGAAAAATTCTGAATTTATCAGAATTTTTTAAACTATTTATCGAATTAATTTCAATTTTTCTTTTTAAAGAAATTGTCTCTATATCAA
This genomic interval carries:
- a CDS encoding glycosyltransferase; translated protein: MKKKVLHVITKGDWAGAQKVLYEIVKGIKEDYYNEFNVEVAVGTEGYLVEELNKIGITVYVLKHLKWNLSPFEDIKGIFELKKLIKNNNYDIVHLHSSKAGFIGRIAARISGVKNIIYTVHGWWGVERFRGFKKWIFLNVERFGAKFCNYIVLINKKDMKYASNNKIGNKKQYKLIYNNISILSIKKGILRNKLKISENIKIIGNVGRLDSPKNPYRFLKIAKKIIEKNKNFVFVWIGDGTLKNEIERKINNNDNILFLGFIKEPYEYIKDFDLLLMTSDFEGTPLTIIEALKLGIPILSTDVGGISEIIGKENTFDPDDIDAAVQKILNWEIASNNVYQYENMVEKYIELYRM